The Lysinibacillus timonensis nucleotide sequence TCTAAAATAGCTTCAGCTGCCATCAATAGTTGCTCTTGCAATCCTTCCGTTTCAGGGATACTAGGATGCTCTTCTAACTTTTCAATTAATCTTTTCGCTCCATCAATGACTGTTAAAATAGACGTAATTTCTTCAGAGGGATTATCCTTTTCTATCCCACTGTTATAACTTTCAATAACTTCATTATAAATTGGAATATAACCCTCATTTGTTTGAGTAATAATCCAATTAATCTCGTTAAATTTTGGATCTTTATTGTAATGAAATAAAGCAATCGTTCTTTCACCAGTAATATAATCACCTAACCCGATTTGGCTCGCAACATCTATAAAGGTTTTCTCTCTTATTACATTTTGCGGTAAATATAATAAACCTAGTAATAGAAATGTTGTGATAACTGTTTTAACAAAACCACCCCATATACTTTCTTGTATGAAACCTTTTGATGTCGGCATCATCATACCAAATAACATCCCTGCAAATAAACCACCTAAGTGTCCTGTAATAGAGACACCTGGAATCAAAAAAGTTCCAACTATATTGAGAGCGATAATTGAAAAGATTGCTGATGTTATTGATCGATCTATTAGTTGATGCTTTTTTGCAATTAATGCGATGTAAATTCCTAGTAAACCGAAGGCAGCTCCGGAAGCACCGCTGAAAATAATATTCAACTCAAAAATTAACGTAATGAAAGCTGCAATTATGCCACAAATATTAAATAAAAACACAAATTTAATGGTTCCGTATATTCTTTCTAAAAATGGTGCACTGACTAAAATAGCAATTACATTACAAACTAAATGAAGAATTCCTCCGATATGTTGATAGATGGATGTAAGTAAGTACGGAAATTCAGACCAATCCTTATTACTTGATACGAGCGCTCCAAATGTTCGTGCCGTATCAAAATCGGTTGCACCATTACCGAATATGTAAGTACTTAAATGAAGGATGATGAGTGCGATTATTATCATACTTGTGGCCGGGTAACGTTTGATGTAATATTTATTACCCAAATTTTCAACCTCTTCGTAATCCTTCATAATTTACTCCACCCTATCCTTTCCCTAAATGTATTAAAACGTGAAAACTTAACCTTCGAACTGTAATTAGAGTAAATTATTCATTTCAATAGATATTAATGTTGTTTCTACAGCTCTTAAAGAAAAACGCTTTGAATTCTAGGAAGAATCAAAGCGTTCATTTCAATTTAAATTGGTAGTAATTGCACTGTTTCTTTTAGTTTTAATTCGTCAATCATTTGAAGCCATTCTTGAGGTTTATTTGGTAAAACAGCATAATAATCTTTCAGAAAACTTACCACTAGGCTAGAAGGAATTTCAGTAACTGTTTCTTCCATAGGCATAAAGCAAAAATCAAGTCCCATTACAGCTTCACCATCATTCTTCCAAGAAGGGTGAACATATGGAAAATCTATTTTTTTATAACCGAGATGGGACAGAACCTCACGACGAACAAATGGATTCATTGGCTTAACTCCGCCAAAGTCAAAATCTTCTTTTACGTATGGGTCATAAATTTCTGCAAACATTCCAAATAACTCTTTACCATTTTCTTTAGCTAAATTATTTAAATCTCGTTCCCGATTTTTTGCTAAGAAACGTCCAAGTGATAGGCCAGGACGACCAATAATCGTAAAATCTGTCATTGCGATATTCCATTGTGGGTAATAACGGTATTCTGTAGCACCGACTACTTCTTCCTCATGAACCGCTACAAATACGCG carries:
- a CDS encoding rhomboid family intramembrane serine protease, whose translation is MKDYEEVENLGNKYYIKRYPATSMIIIALIILHLSTYIFGNGATDFDTARTFGALVSSNKDWSEFPYLLTSIYQHIGGILHLVCNVIAILVSAPFLERIYGTIKFVFLFNICGIIAAFITLIFELNIIFSGASGAAFGLLGIYIALIAKKHQLIDRSITSAIFSIIALNIVGTFLIPGVSITGHLGGLFAGMLFGMMMPTSKGFIQESIWGGFVKTVITTFLLLGLLYLPQNVIREKTFIDVASQIGLGDYITGERTIALFHYNKDPKFNEINWIITQTNEGYIPIYNEVIESYNSGIEKDNPSEEITSILTVIDGAKRLIEKLEEHPSIPETEGLQEQLLMAAEAILDAAIQAKYTLETMDYSEGASFLKKMDVAEAEFDVFIEQLEDFRTQYDF
- a CDS encoding GNAT family acetyltransferase, whose protein sequence is MKYVRITNIEDPLFAKMHNLLGEVFPPEEVLEFELWKEPLEDPGIRVFVAVHEEEVVGATEYRYYPQWNIAMTDFTIIGRPGLSLGRFLAKNRERDLNNLAKENGKELFGMFAEIYDPYVKEDFDFGGVKPMNPFVRREVLSHLGYKKIDFPYVHPSWKNDGEAVMGLDFCFMPMEETVTEIPSSLVVSFLKDYYAVLPNKPQEWLQMIDELKLKETVQLLPI